In a single window of the Malaclemys terrapin pileata isolate rMalTer1 unplaced genomic scaffold, rMalTer1.hap1 scaffold_82, whole genome shotgun sequence genome:
- the LOC128829782 gene encoding LOW QUALITY PROTEIN: IQ motif and SEC7 domain-containing protein 2-like (The sequence of the model RefSeq protein was modified relative to this genomic sequence to represent the inferred CDS: inserted 2 bases in 1 codon; deleted 3 bases in 3 codons) has product MDFAPGSPVEGDPSGSEAGPTVDSPGSQAPYRCGPELPKAGEPYDLGPLTATVSACHPPAPGLPWAQRARLQPASVALRKQEEEENKRSKALSDSYELSTDLQDKKVEMLERKYGGSFLSRRAARTIQTAFRQYRMNKNFQRLRSSASESRMSRRIVLSNMRMQYSFEEFDKGPPAAPYFEGKPASLDEGTMASARPHLLERGGLPYGGSCRAGLDSGSLHASSGDFCSEITELEDSFAKQVKSLAESIDEALNCHPLPAPEGGGPGPLEKSESKEQQGDSAATSFSDVTLYLDEGVPASPLSLERPPSSEPPEPGPPAAQPRPEFWGXAPPREDSRENGAGRRGPPCLECRDFRLRGAHLPLLTIEPPSDSSVDLSDRSERSSVHRGLAYEPDGCGAPKHPPAPPPPAPSPHPLRHYRPEPAPPPPPPPGRLGPEHSDGDNDSLQSSSNSNETINCSSGSSSRDSLRGPPPPPPPAPPPAGPGPGLCKQTYQRETRHSWDSPAFNHDLLQRRQYRIGLNLFNKKPEKGIQYLIERGFLSDTPVGVAHFILERKGLSRQMIGEFLGNRQKQFNRDVLDCVVDEMDFSNMDLDDALRKFQSHIRVQGEAQKVERLIEAFSQRYCVCNAPLVRQFRNPDTIFILAFAIILLNTDMYSPSVKPERKMKLDDFIKNLRGVDNGQDIPRDLLVGIYQRIQSRELRTNDDHVSQVQTVERMIVGKKPVLSLPHRRLVCCCQLYEVPDPNRPQRLGLHQREVFLFNDLLV; this is encoded by the exons CGTGGAGGGGGACCCGTCGGGCAGCGAGGCAGGGCCGACGGTGGACAGCCCGGGCAGCCAGGCGCCCTACCGCTGCGGGCCCGAGCTGCCCAAGGCCGGGGAGCCCTACGACCTGGGCCCCCTGACCGCCACCGTCTCCGCCTGCCACCCCCCGgcccctgggctgccctgggcCCAGCGGGCGCGGCTCCAGCCGGCCAGCGTGGCCCTGCgcaagcaggaggaggaggagaacaagCGCTCGAAGGCTCTGTCGGACAGCTATGAGCTGTCCACCGACCTCCAGGACAAGAAG GTGGAGATGCTGGAGCGGAAGTACGGGGGTTCGTTTCTGAGCCGGCGGGCGGCCCGCACCATCCAGACGGCGTTCCGCCAGTACCGCATGAACAAGAACTTCCAGCGGCTCCGCAGCTCGGCCTCCGAGAGCCGCATGTCCCGCCGCATCGTCCTGTCCAACATGCGCATGCAGTACTCCTTCGAGGAGTTCGACAAGGGGCCGCCCGCCGCCCCCTACTTCGAGGGCAAGCCGGCCTCCCTGGACGAGGGCACCATGGCCagcgcc cgcccccacctgctgGAGCGCGGGGGGCTGCCCTACGGGGGCTCCTGCCGGGCCGGCCTGGACAGCGGCTCGCTCCACGCCTCCTCCGGCGACTTCTGCAGCGAGATCACCGAGCTGGAGGACTCCTTCGCCaagcag gtGAAATCCCTGGCAGAGTCGATCGACGAGGCCCTGAACTGCCACCCGCTGCCGGCACCGGAG GGGGGGGGCCCCGGCCCACTGGAGAAGAGCGAGTCGAAGGAGCAGCAGGGGGACAGCGCGGCCACCTCCTTCAGCGACGTCACCCTGTACCTGGACGAGGGGGTGCcggcctcccccctctccctggagCGGCCCCCCAGCTCGGAGCCCCCCGagcccggccccccggcggcccagccccggcccgagttctgggg ggccccGCCGCGAGAGGACAGCCgggagaacggggccggccggcgCGGCCCCCCCTGCCTGGAGTGCCGGGACTTCCGCCTGCGGGGGGCCCACCTGCCGCTGCTCACCATCGAACCCCCCAGCGACAGCTCGGTGGACCTGAGCGACCGCTCCGAGCGCAGCTCGGTCCACCGGGGCCTAGCCTACGAGCCAGACGGCTGCGGGGCCCCCAAGCACCcgccggcccccccgcccccggctccctcgccccaccccctgcGCCACTACCGCCCcgagcccgccccgcccccgcccccgccgcccggacgcctgggtcccgaGCACTCGGACGGCGACAACGACAGCCTACAGAGCAGCAGCAACTCCAACGAGACCATCAACTGCAGCTCGGGCTCCTCCTCCCGGGACAGCCTGCGgggccccccgcccccgccccccccggcgcccccgcccgccggccccggcccgggccTGTGCAAGCAGACGTACCAGCGGGAGACCCGCCACAGCTGGGACTCGCCCGCCTTCAACCACGACCTGCTGCAGCGGCGTCAGTACCGCATCGGCCTCAACCTCTTCAACAA GAAGCCGGAGAAGGGGATCCAATACCTCATCGAGAGAGGGTTCCTCTCGGACACGCCGGTCGGGGTCGCTCACTTCATCCTGGAGCGCAAGGGCCTGAGCCGGCAGATGATTGGCGAGTTTCTCGGCAACCGGCAGAAGCAGTTCAACCGTGACGTTCTCGA CTGCGTGGTGGATGAGATGGATTTTTCCAACATGGACCTGGACGATGCTTTGCGGAAGTTCCAGTCGCACATCCGGGTGCAGGGGGAAGCGCAGAAAGTCGAGCGTCTCATCGAAGCCTTCAG CCAGCGCTACTGTGTCTGCAATGCCCCACTTGTGCGCCAGTTCCGGAACCCGGACACCATCTTCATCCTGGCCTTCGCCATCATCCTCCTCAACACCGACATGTACAGCCCCAGCGTCAAGCCCGAGAGGAAGATGAAGCTCGATGACTTCATCAAGAACCTCAGAG GGGTGGATAACGGGCAGGACATCCCCCGTGACCTCCTGGTGGGGATCTACCAGCGCATCCAGAGCCGTGAGCTACGAACGAACGACGACCACGTCTCCCAGGTCCAG ACCGTCGAGCGCATGATCGTGGGGAAGAAGCCG